One region of Arvicola amphibius chromosome 3, mArvAmp1.2, whole genome shotgun sequence genomic DNA includes:
- the Dppa5 gene encoding developmental pluripotency-associated 5 protein: MGTFPTRKDIPPWVKIPEDLKDPEVFQVQTLVLKFLFGAHGSRIPHFEKVSQAMFELKTLESSELTEILVYGSYNHKLRAKWMLQSMAERYRLRQERGMLHLEEAMKALELGKCWE, translated from the exons ATGGGAACTTTCCCGACCCGTAAAGATATCCCACCATGGGTGAAAATTCCTGAAGACCTGAAAGATCCAGAAGTATTCCAAGTCCAGACACTGGTGTTAAAATTTCTGTTTG GTGCACACGGCTCTCGAATCCCTCACTTCGAGAAGGTGAGCCAGGCTATGTTCGAACTGAAGACCCTGGAGTCTtccgaactcaccgagatcttaGTTTACGGCTCTTACAACCACAAGCTTCGGGCCAAATGGATGCTTCAGTCCATGGCTGAGAGGTACCGCCTACGCCAGGAGAGAG GAATGCTCCACCTGGAGGAAGCCATGAAGGCCCTGGAACTAGGAAAGTGTTGGGAGTGA
- the LOC119809424 gene encoding oocyte-expressed protein homolog, translating to MGPHATDTNDQANGPTPYPSSMKRLSAPPVSPRLRVRPWWFPAHELRDPLVFYMEAWVAEMIFGPNQVLIPEIEWLSQALLRVDIVDSGNVAEITIYGRPCVKNRMRNILLHLAACHKEEHVQRATKMKQLEEFLKNHSPNSRAQAKGTC from the exons ATGGGTCCTCATGCTACAGATACTAACGACCAGGCGAATGGACCGACGCCATACCCTTCCTCGATGAAGCGGCTCAGCGCTCCACCTGTGTCCCCGCGGCTTCGCGTGCGGCCCTGGTGGTTCCCGGCGCACGAACTCAGGGATCCTCTCGTGTTCTACATGGAGGCCTGGGTAGCAGAAATGATCTTTG GTCCCAATCAAGTCTTAATCCCAGAAATAGAGTGGTTAAGCCAGGCTTTGCTGAGAGTGGACATTGTCGACTCTGGGAATGTAGCTGAAATAACCATTTATGGACGACCCTGTGTGAAGAATCGAATGAGAAATATTCTCTTGCACCTGGCAGCTTGCCATAAAGAAGAACATGTCCAAAGAG CTACAAAGATGAAACAACTTGAGGAATTCTTGAAGAACCATTCACCAAACTCAAGAGCCCAGGCAAAAGGCACTTGCTGA